The following are encoded together in the Brassica napus cultivar Da-Ae chromosome A9, Da-Ae, whole genome shotgun sequence genome:
- the LOC106414665 gene encoding protein KNATM, protein MEVKKGENSFLENMKQDIDQITKEEYEILKKRISSHPLYGLLLQSHLSCLKVCSGDFDLPEIMNTADDLDLTKLSLDPDSSLEATSSDLDQFMEAYCSTLRELKEAVEKPLIEAHRFVDTVYTQLNDIVLSSPPP, encoded by the exons ATGGAGGTGAAGAAAGGTGAGAACAGTTTTTTAGAAAACATGAAACAAGATATTGATCAGATTACAAAAGAAGAATACGAGATTCTTAAGAAGAGAATCTCAAGCCACCCTCTGTATGGACTTCTTCTTCAATCACATCTCAGCTGTTTAAAG GTGTGCTCCGGTGACTTTGACTTACCGGAGATTATGAACACAGCGGATGATCTTGACCTAACCAAACTCTCTCTCGACCCTGATTCTTCACTCGAAGCTACCTCTTCAGACCTTGATCAATTCATG GAAGCGTATTGCTCGACTCTACGGGAGCTGAAGGAAGCCGTGGAGAAGCCTCTTATCGAAGCGCACCGTTTTGTAGATACGGTGTACACTCAGCTAAACGACATTGTTCTCTCGTCACCACCCCCTTAA
- the LOC106434674 gene encoding phragmoplastin DRP1C — MATMKSLIGLINKIQRACTVLGDHGGEGMSLWEALPTVAVVGGQSSGKSSVLESVVGRDFLPRGSGIVTRRPLVLQLHKTEDGTTEYAEFLHAPRKKFTDFAAVRKEIEDETDRMTGKSKAISNIPIQLSIYSPNVVNLTLIDLPGLTKVAVEGQPESIVADIENMVRSYVEKPNCIILAISPANQDIATSDAIKLAKEVDPTGERTFGVATKLDIMDKGTDCLDVLEGRAYRLQHPWVGIVNRSQADINKRVDMIAARRKEREYFETSPEYGHLASRMGSEYLAKLLSQHLETVIRQKIPSIVALINKSIDEINAELDRIGRPIAVDSGAQLYTILELCRAFDRVFKEHLDGGRPGGDRIYGVFDHQLPAALKKLPFDRHLSTKNVQKVVSEADGYQPHLIAPEQGYRRLIDGSISYFKGPAEATVDAVHFVLKELVRKSISETEELKRFPTLASDIAAAANEALERFRDESRKTVLRLVDMESSYLTVEFFRKLHMEPEKEKPNPRNAPQPNADIYSDSHFRKIGSNVSAYINMVCDTLRISLPKAVVYCQVREAKRSLLNFFYAQVGRKEKEKLGAMLDEDPQLMERRGTLAKRLELYKQARDDIDAVAWK; from the exons AGTCTTCAGTTCTCGAAAGCGTCGTGGGAAGAGACTTTCTCCCTCGTGGATCTG GTATCGTTACTAGGAGGCCATTGGTGTTACAGCTTCACAAGACCGAGGACGGGACAACCGAGTATGCTGAGTTTCTTCATGCTCCTAGGAAGAAGTTTACTGATTTTG CTGCTGTGCGAAAGGAAATCGAGGATGAAACAGATCGTATGACTGGGAAGTCCAAAGCAATCTCAAACATCCCAATTCAGCTGAGCATATATTCGCCTAATG TTGTTAATCTGACGCTCATAGATCTTCCGGGTTTGACCAAGGTTGCTGTAG AGGGACAGCCGGAAAGTATCGTCGCTGACATTGAAAATATGGTCCGCTCTTATGTTGAGAAG CCAAATTGCATCATATTGGCTATTTCTCCAGCTAATCAAGACATTGCTACATCAGACGCTATAAAACTTGCTAAAGAGGTTGATCCTACAG GAGAAAGGACTTTTGGAGTGGCAACCAAGCTTGATATCATGGATAAAGGAACAGATTGTCTAGAT GTTCTTGAGGGAAGGGCATACCGTTTGCAACATCCCTGGGTGGGAATTGTGAATCGTTCCCAGGCTGATATCAATAAGAGGGTCGATATGATTGCTGCGCGGAGGAAGGAGCGTGAATATTTTGAAACAAGTCCTGAATACGGGCACTTAGCCAGTAGGATGGGATCAGAATATCTAGCAAAACTCTTGTCTCAG CACTTGGAGACTGTCATCAGGCAGAAAATCCCCAGTATTGTTGCTTTGATCAACAAAAGCATCGATGAGATCAATGCAGAGCTAGATAGGATTGGGAGACCTATTGCGGTAGATTCAGGG gCTCAGCTTTACACAATTTTGGAACTTTGTCGAGCATTTGATCGTGTGTTTAAGGAGCACTTGGATGGAGG ACGACCTGGTGGAGACCGGATTTATGGAGTTTTTGACCATCAATTACCTGCAGCCTTAAAGAAACTTCCCTTTGATCGACATCTCTCTACCAAAAATGTTCAGAAGGTTGTTTCAGAAGCAGATGGTTATCAGCCACATCTTATTGCTCCTGAACAAGGATACAGAAGGCTCATTGATGGATCCATTAGCTATTTCAAGGGGCCAGCTGAAGCCACTGTCGATGCA GTGCATTTTGTATTGAAAGAGCTGGTCAGAAAGTCGATTTCCGAAACAGAG GAGCTGAAGCGATTCCCAACTCTAGCTAGCGATATAGCAGCAGCTGCAAATGAAGCTCTTGAAAGATTCAGAGACGAAAGCAGGAAAACAGTTCTGCGTCTGGTGGACATGGAATCCAGCTACCTCACTGTTGAGTTCTTCAGGAAACTTCACATGGAACCCGAGAAAGAGAAACCAAACCCGAGGAATGCCCCACAGCCAAACGCAGACATATACTCCGACAGTCACTTCAGAAAGATCG GATCCAACGTGAGTGCATACATAAACATGGTCTGCGACACATTGAGAATCTCTCTTCCAAAAGCTGTTGTCTACTGCCAAGTTAGAGAAGCTAAGAGATCGCTCCTCAACTTCTTCTACGCTCAAGTAGGCAGGAAAGAG AAGGAGAAGCTGGGGGCGATGTTGGACGAAGACCCACAGCTGATGGAAAGAAGAGGAACATTAGCCAAACGGCTCGAGCTTTACAAACAAGCTAGAGACGACATCGATGCTGTGGCTTGGAAGTAA
- the LOC106434651 gene encoding CRAL-TRIO domain-containing protein YKL091C: protein MEESQELALTQFRKSVEKLSSSTEGYEAPTLMRFLVARSMNPDKAAKMFVDWQKWRASLVPPNGITDSEVKDELDFRKVCLQGPTKSGHPMVLVITSKHFPAKDHVIFKKFVVHVLDKTIASGIKGKEVGDEKLVAVIDLSNITYKNLDARGLITGFQFLQSYYPERLAKCYILHMPGFFLTVWRFVCRFLDKATKEKIVIVTDGEEERKFKEEIGVDALPEEYGGSAKLTLIQDVLLPQTSPQMLTTNNNNV, encoded by the exons ATGGAGGAAAGTCAAGAACTTGCTCTGACCCAGTTCAGAAAATCGGTCGAGAAACTCTCTTCTTCCACAGAG GGATACGAAGCACCCACATTGATGAGGTTCTTGGTTGCAAGATCAATGAATCCAGACAAGGCAGCAAAGATGTTTGTGGATTGGCAGAAATGGAGAGCCTCCTTGGTTCCTCCAAATGGGATCACAGACTCAGAAGTGAAGGATGAATTGGATTTCAGAAAGGTCTGTCTTCAAGGTCCAACAAAATCAGGACACCCTATGGTTCTTGTCATAACATCTAAGCATTTTCCTGCTAAGGATCACGTTATCTTCAAGA AGTTTGTTGTTCATGTGCTAGACAAAACAATCGCAAG TGGCATCAAAGGCAAAGAAGTAGGAGATGAGAAGTTAGTAGCCGTTATCGATCTGTCAAACATTACATACAAGAACCTTGATGCTCGTGGACTAATCACTGGCTTCCAATTCTTACAA TCTTACTACCCGGAACGGCTTGCAAAATGCTACATCTTGCACATGCCTGGATTCTTCTTGACCGTTTGGAGATTTGTTTGCCGTTTTCTAGACAAAGCAACTAAGGAAAAG ATTGTGATTGTAACGgacggagaagaagaaagaaagttcAAGGAGGAGATCGGAGTAGATGCCTTGCCGGAAGAATATGGTGGTAGTGCTAAGCTCACACTAATCCAAGATGTTCTTCTTCCTCAGACGTCTCCACAAATGTTAACAACAAACAATAATAATGTTTAA
- the LOC106414159 gene encoding probable transmembrane ascorbate ferrireductase 3, whose amino-acid sequence MDVSADRTPFKRHSSLSTLVAHFFGILAVVLMLIWLLHYREGIEYGSDNPLKILNVHPFLMYCGFLFLVGQAMMTYKTAYASHQVQKMVHGGLHLIGLVLGIVGISAAFRFHDKLNLKDMVSLHSWIGLTTFILLGLQWLLGAFTFLAPQSSSGTRARMMPWHVLGGRALFYMGIVAALTGLMQRATMLGQSTNAESRLINFTGLAILLFGVSVDFSVALGRYG is encoded by the exons ATGGACGTCTCAGCAGATCGAACACCTTTTAAGCGTCACTCGTCGCTTTCAACGCTTGTGGCTCACTTCTTTGGCATATTAGCCGTTGTTCTAATGCTCATATGGCTTCTTCATTACCGCGAAGGCATCGAGTATGGCTCGGACAATCCCCTTAAGATTTTAAAT GTGCACCCATTTCTCATGTACTGTGGATTTCTCTTCCTCGTCGGCCAAG CGATGATGACGTACAAAACGGCATATGCCTCGCACCAAGTACAGAAAATGGTTCACGGTGGGCTTCACTTAATAGGATTAGTTCTAGGTATTGTCGGAATCTCCGCTGCCTTTAGATTCCACGACAAACTAAACCTTAAAGACATGGTATCTCTTCACTCCTGGATCGGCCTCACCACTTTCATCCTCCTCGGCCTCCAG TGGCTACTTGGTGCATTCACATTCCTTGCGCCACAATCTTCATCAGGGACAAGAGCAAGGATGATGCCGTGGCACGTCTTAGGTGGTCGGGCTCTATTTTATATGGGTATCGTCGCAGCACTTACCGGACTCATGCAGAGAGCCACGATGCTTGGTCAGAGCACAAACGCTGAGTCACGTCTCATTAACTTCACCGGCTTAGCCATTCTTCTCTTTGGCGTTTCCGTCGACTTCTCCGTCGCTCTTGGCCGTTATGGTTGA
- the LOC106434650 gene encoding RNA demethylase ALKBH10B codes for MQQFYSIADISHSLHQAALKRRQQGRPQQRHYYSSDQFGGRRSGPGFNKHHHGGGGGGYRGGGAESMVRNKSEIKVASDDKALSVAEEKIDNNLSSKKKQEEKDKECPASMAKTFVVEEMYEAKLVNVVEGLKLYEKMVDVSEVSQLVSLANNLRNAGRRGQLQSEAYVSYKRPNRGHGREMIQLGLPIADTMPDDDESAKVKDRGIEPIPSFISDIIERLVSKQIIPVKPDACIIDFFNEGDHSQPHMFVPWFGRPVGILSLSECDFTFGRVIVSDYPGDYMGSLKLSLTPGSLLLVEGNSADLAKFAIHSIPKKRILITFTKSQPRNSIGGTNWSPPPSRSPQNHHNSVQPIFKVPSPPLASPMPFPGGVLPVGTSWPLPPPQPRVPVPGTGVFLPPGSAQQQVVLGSTEKSNDSNGSNCAEGKI; via the exons ATGCAGCAGTTCTACTCGATCGCTGACATCTCTCACTCTCTGCATCAAGCTGCTTTGAAGCGGCGGCAACAGGGAAGGCCTCAGCAAAGGCATTATTACAGTTCTGATCAGTTTGGAGGGAGGAGATCAGGGCCTGGATTTAACAAGCATCATCATGGTGGGGGTGGTGGTGGTTACAGAGGAGGAGGAGCTGAGTCTATGGTGAGAAACAAGAGTGAGATTAAAGTAGCAAGTGATGATAAGGCATTGTCTGTTGCTGAGGAGAAGATAG ATAACAATCTCAGTTCTAAGAAAAAACAGGAAGAGAAAGATAAAGAGTGTCCTGCAAGCATGGCAAAGACTTTTGTTGTTGAAGAGATGTATGAAGCAAAGTTG gTCAATGTTGTTGAAGGATTAAAGCTATATGAAAAAATGGTTGACGTCAGTGAAGTTTCTCAACTGGTATCTCTTGCAAACAATCTGAGAAACGCTGGAAGAAGAGGTCAACTCCAAA gtgaggcATATGTGAGTTATAAACGTCCAAATAGAGGACATGGACGCGAGATGATCCAGCTCGGTCTCCCTATAGCTGATACAATGCCTGATGATGATGAGAGTGCCAAAGTCAAAG ATAGAGGAATAGAGCCAATCCCATCGTTTATTTCAGACATCATTGAACGTTTGGTCTCAAAGCAAATCATACCTGTGAAACCAGACGCATGCATCATTGATTTCTTCAACGAG GGAGATCACTCTCAGCCTCATATGTTTGTTCCCTGGTTTGGACGACCCGTTGGGATCTTGTCCTTGTCTGAATGTGATTTCACATTTGGAAGAGTCATTGTCTCTGACTATCCGGGAGACTACATGGGCTCTCTCAAGCTGTCTCTCACTCCAGG ATCTCTTCTTCTGGTGGAAGGCAACTCCGCAGATCTTGCCAAGTTTGCTATTCACTCAATCCCAAAGAAGAGGATTCTCATCACTTTCACCAAATCTCAGCCGAGAAACTCTATAGGGGGAACTAACTGGAGTCCACCGCCTAGCAGATCGCCGCAGAATCATCACAACAGTGTTCAGCCGATATTCAAAGTACCTTCTCCTCCGCTTGCCTCTCCAATGCCGTTCCCAGGTGGTGTCTTACCTGTGGGAACGAGCTGGCCACTGCCACCACCTCAGCCAAGAGTGCCTGTCCCTGGCACTGGTGTGTTCCTCCCACCAGGTTCAGCCCAACAACAGGTTGTACTAGGCTCCACAGAGAAATCCAACGACAGCAATGGAAGCAACTGTGCAGAAGGAAAGATATAG
- the LOC106434646 gene encoding probable xyloglucan endotransglucosylase/hydrolase protein 28 translates to MGFVARFLVFMSLFTGLVSGFALQKLPLIQFDEGYTHLFGDQNMIVNRDGKSVRLILDERTGSGFVSNDIYLHGFFSSSIKLPADYSAGVVIAFYLSNGDIYEKNHDEIDFEFLGNIRGKEWRIQTNIYGNGSTHLGREERYNLWFDPTEDFHQYSIMWSHSHIIFYVDNIPIREVKRTASMGGDFPAKPMSLYATIWDGSKWATNGGKYGVNYKFAPYVAQFTDMILHGCAVDPIEKVLSCQDGAAEDLRLASEITESQRKKMDSLRRKHMTYSYCYDRTRYKVALPECVVNPEEAKRLRVYDPVTFGGIPHRHRHGKHRSKSRQSI, encoded by the exons ATGGGGTTTGTAGCTCGATTTTTAGTTTTCATGTCACTCTTTACCGGTTTAGTCTCCGGATTTGCTCTGCAAAAGCTTCCTCTTATACAGTTCGACGAAGGTTACACACATCTATTCGGTGACCAGAATATGATTGTTAACAGAGACGGAAAATCTGTCCGGTTAATACTTGATGAGAGAACCG GCTCAGGGTTTGTCTCAAATGATATTTACTTACATGGGTTCTTCAGTTCTTCTATCAAATTGCCAGCAGATTACTCTGCAGGAGTTGTTATTGCCTTCTAT CTGTCAAATGGGGACATATATGAGAAGAATCATGACGAGATTGATTTTGAGTTTCTCGGGAACATCAGAGGCAAAGAATGGAGGATTCAGACCAACATATATGGTAACGGAAGCACGCATTTGGGCAGAGAAGAAAGATACAATCTTTGGTTCGACCCAACAGAAGATTTTCACCAGTACAGTATCATGTGGTCTCACTCTCACATCAT ATTTTATGTAGACAATATTCCGATCAGAGAGGTCAAACGTACGGCGTCAATGGGCGGTGACTTCCCGGCGAAGCCTATGTCTTTATACGCAACCATATGGGATGGTTCCAAATGGGCGACCAACGGTGGCAAGTATGGTGTAAATTACAAATTTGCCCCATATGTTGCTCAGTTCACCGATATGATCCTCCACGGCTGCGCCGTTGACCCTATCGAGAAGGTTCTGAGCTGCCAAGACGGAGCCGCAGAGGATCTACGGCTAGCGTCGGAGATAACAGAGTCTCAGAGGAAGAAAATGGACAGCTTGCGGCGGAAACACATGACTTATTCGTATTGTTATGACCGTACGAGGTACAAGGTGGCTTTGCCGGAGTGTGTGGTGAACCCGGAGGAGGCTAAGCGGCTTAGGGTCTATGATCCGGTAACGTTCGGTGGGATCCCTCACCGTCACCGTCATGGGAAGCACCGTAGCAAGAGCCGCCAGTCGATATGA
- the LOC106434658 gene encoding cyclin-SDS-like — protein sequence MRFATNKTRMKRTFTWTYPQRIRTSLTLHHHHFSHYNCIPHSNKPKRVSIFKFEFQIFIGEVSSMKVIASRNSKRKAGATPFAAKNLPSMSSIRKRALISPLSAASGSNLLSAVDDNVSCGSSRVEESSKLKKIRIEEEEEEVWGPAADPKLRRITRSYSKVTKEKEGDEIEVSETSFTRSDVTFAENKESDVVSGVESCSKFGSVTGGGGGDYEETEISKPSGHVEAKTEFETIGFVSDLACEETFSDEEDESSEIFSQYSSDYTSSVFSDSGSEFSERSSSDDSPVSHTRSLYLAFKEQFCRSTIPNDLESSREELSRETQSDLLRFEDEEVEESYQRLRERERSHAYLRDCAKAYCSMMDHADFIPQLRLIMVQWIVEQCSAMELQPETLFLGVSLLDRFLSKGTFKSERTLVLVGIASLTLATRIEENQPYNSIRRRNFYIQNLKYSRHEVVAMEWLVQEVLNFRCFSPTIFNFLWFYLKAARANPEVEKKARSLAITSLSDHTQLCFWPSTVAAGVVVLACSEHNKISAYQRVIKVHVRTKDNDLPECVESLEWLLEQ from the exons ATGCGATTTGCGACCAATAAAACAAGAATGAAAAGGACGTTCACGTGGACCTACCCGCAGCGTATAAGAACCTCTCTCACTCTCCACCATCACCACTTCTCTCACTATAACTGCATCCCCCACTCTAACAAACCCAAACGAGTTTCcattttcaaattcgaatttcaaattttcatcGGAGAAGTTTCGTCGATGAAGGTGATCGCGTCGAGAAACTCAAAGCGTAAGGCTGGGGCGACGCCGTTCGCCGCGAAGAACCTTCCGTCGATGAGTTCGATCCGGAAGAGAGCTCTGATCTCTCCACTATCCGCTGCTTCCGGCTCCAATTTGCTTTCTGCAGTCGATGACAATGTCTCATGCGGTTCCAGCAGAGTCGAGGAGAGCTCGAAGCTGAAGAAGATTCGAatcgaagaggaagaagaagaagtttggGGACCTGCTGCTGATCCGAAGCTTCGGAGGATCACGAGGTCATACTCTAAGGTAACCAAGGAGAAGGAAGGAGACGAGATCGAAGTAAGCGAAACGTCCTTCACACGATCCGACGTGACGTTTGCCGAGAATAAGGAGAGCGACGTCGTTTCGGGAGTAGAGTCTTGCTCCAAGTTCGGGAGCGtaaccggaggaggaggaggcgatTACGAAGAAACTGAAATCTCCAAACCGAGCGGACACGTGGAAGCGAAGACGGAGTTTGAGACAATCGGATTCGTCTCCGATCTCGCTTGCGAAGAGACGTTCTCCGACGAAGAGGATGAGTCGTCGGAGATATTTTCACAGTACTCATCGGATTACACTTCTTCAGTTTTTTCCGACTCTGGCAGCGAGTTCTCGGAGAGATCTAGCTCTGATGATTCTCCTGTTTCACATACTCGCTCTCTGTACCTCGCGTTCAAGGAACAGTTCTGTAGATCCACGATCCCTAACGATCTCGAATCCTCTCGCGAAGAACTAAGCCGTGAAACTCAATCTGAC CTGCTAAGGTTTGAAGATGAAGAGGTGGAAGAGAGCTATCAAAGGCTgagggaaagagagagaagtcATGCGTATCTGCGTGACTGCGCTAAGGCTTACTGCTCCATGATGGATCATGCTGATTTCATCCCTCAGCTACGCTTGATCATGGTTCAATGGATTGTGGAG CAATGCTCTGCAATGGAGCTTCAGCCAGAGACGTTGTTTCTAGGAGTTAGTCTGCTGGATCGTTTCCTGAGCAAAGGAACCTTCAAAAGCGAGAGGACTCTAGTACTAGTCGGGATTGCGAGTCTTACTCTAGCCACCAGAATTGAAGAAAACCAACCTTACAATAG CATCCGGAGAAGGAACTTCTACATCCAGAACCTAAAGTACAGCCGGCATGAAGTGGTGGCAATGGAGTGGCTGGTTCAAGAAGTTCTCAACTTCAGATGCTTCTCACCCACAATCTTTAACTTCTTATG GTTTTACCTAAAAGCTGCACGAGCCAATCCGGAAGTTGAAAAGAAAGCAAGATCCTTGGCCATAACCTCACTATCCGATCACACTCAACTCTGTTTTTGGCCCTCAACTGTAGCAGCCGGGGTTGTAGTTCTCGCCTGCAGTGAACACAACAAAATCTCAGCCTACCAACGAGTCATAAAG gTTCACGTTAGAACAAAAGATAACGACCTGCCTGAATGCGTCGAG AGCCTGGAATGGTTGCTTGAGCAGTAA
- the LOC106434673 gene encoding MACPF domain-containing protein At1g14780: MNRAGGGGDVVETVVKSLGRGFDITTDFRLKYCKDGDGGDDRLVVLDETQNRELHVPGFGAIQNVSADINCDKGERTRFRSDILDFSKMSEYFNKRSSVTGKIPSGNFNATFGFQSGSWATDAANVKSLGLDASIITLFNLHIHNPNRLRLTDRVRNAVPSSWDPQLLARFIEKYGTHVITGVSVGGQDVVVVRQDRSSDLDTDLLRHHLYDLGDQLFTGTCLLSSHRPNKANHYSQSQPKFPEAFNVFDDKQTVAFNNFSINSKDGITVICAKRGGDGRAKSHSEWLITVPDKPDAINFNFIPITSLLKDVPGCGLLSHAMSLYLRYKPPLMDVQYFLEFSGPRTWAPIHNDLPFGAAPNMASAYPSLHINFLGPKLYVNTTPVTSEKNPVTGMRFFLEGKKCNRLAIHLQHLENTRTTVNEKITDDHIWRGSDEISDSNRYFEPLNGKKFSHVCTAPVKYDPNWITTTTTTSKNSNNIAYIVTGAQLEVKKHGSKSVLHLRLRFTGVSDHNVVQKEWVHGPGTSKKSGIFSTMSLPLTSGSVHHNMVDNKDKNEVVLDSGVFPRGPPVPANNKIVKFVDLSQLCRGPQHSPGHWLVTGARLYLEKGKLNLHVKFGLLHRQRFLASS, translated from the exons ATGAACAGAGCCGGCGGCGGCGGAGATGTGGTAGAAACGGTGGTAAAGAGTCTTGGCAGAGGGTTCGATATCACGACGGATTTCCGGTTAAAATACTGCAAAGACGGAGACGGCGGTGATGACAGGTTGGTTGTCCTCGACGAAACTCAAAACAGAGAACTGCATGTTCCTGGTTTCGGAGCTATTCAGAATGTCTCCGCCGATATCAACTGCGACAAAGGAGAACGTACTCGGTTTCGTTCCGACATTCTTGACTTCAGCAAG ATGTCGGAATATTTTAATAAGAGGTCGTCGGTGACCGGAAAAATACCGTCGGGGAATTTCAACGCGACGTTCGGGTTTCAAAGCGGGTCATGGGCCACGGACGCCGCAAACGTCAAATCTTTAGGTCTCGACGCGTCTATCATAACGCTATTTAATCTACACATCCACAATCCCAATCGTTTGCGTCTCACTGATCGCGTTCGAAACGCTGTTCCGTCTTCCTGGGACCCGCAGTTACTTGCCAG gtttatagagaaatatggaACACACGTAATAACTGGGGTAAGCGTAGGAGGACAAGATGTGGTTGTTGTGAGACAAGACAGGTCCTCTGATCTCGACACCGACCTCCTCCGTCACCATCTCTACGACCTCGGCGACCAATTGTTCACCGGAACTTGTCTTCTTTCTTCACACCGGCCTAATAAGGCCAATCACTACTCACAATCTCAGCCCAAG TTTCCGGAGGCGTTCAATGTATTTGATGACAAACAAACGGTTGCTTTCAATAATTTCTCTATAAACTCCAAAGAT GGGATAACGGTCATATGCGCGAAAAGAGGAGGTGACGGACGAGCAAAAAGCCATAGCGAATGGCTAATAACAGTCCCGGACAAGCCAGACGCGATCAATTTCAACTTCATTCCGATCACATCACTACTCAAAGACGTTCCTGGCTGTGGTCTTTTATCTCATGCCATGTCTCTCTACCTTAGAT ACAAGCCGCCGTTGATGGACGTACAGTACTTTTTGGAGTTTTCTGGGCCTAGAACGTGGGCTCCGATTCATAACGACCTTCCGTTTGGAGCAGCGCCAAATATGGCTTCGGCGTATCCGTCACTTCACATCAACTTCTTGGGTCCAAAACTATACGTTAATACCACTCCT GTGACCAGTGAGAAGAATCCAGTAACGGGAATGCGGTTTTTCCTCGAAGGCAAGAAATGCAATAG GTTGGCTATACACTTACAACATTTAGAGAATACGAGGACAACGGTCAATGAAAAGATCACCGACGATCACATATGGAGAGGCTCCGACGAAATCTCCGACAGCAACCGCTACTTCGAACCTTTAAACGGTAAAAAGTTCTCACACGTGTGTACAGCTCCAGTGAAGTACGACCCAAACTGgatcacaacaacaacaacaaccagcAAAAACTCAAACAACATCGCTTACATAGTCACCGGAGCTCAACTAGAAGTGAAGAAACACGGCTCAAAATCCGTTCTCCATCTCCGTCTCCGTTTCACCGGAGTCTCTGATCATAACGTTGTTCAGAAGGAATGGGTCCATGGACCAGGAACTTCAAAAAAATCTGGTATCTTCTCAACAATGAGCTTACCGTTGACTAGTGGGAGTGTTCATCATAATATGGTTGATAACAAAGACAAAAACGAAGTCGTTTTGGACTCCGGTGTTTTCCCAAGAGGACCTCCTGTGCCGGCGAATAACAAGATTGTGAAGTTCGTGGATCTTTCGCAGTTATGTAGAGGACCTCAACATAGTCCTGGTCATTGGTTAGTCACTGGAGCTAGGCTTTACTTGGAAAAAGGGAAACTTAACTTGCATGTCAAGTTTGGTCTACTACATCGCCAACGCTTTCTTGCCTCTTCTTGA
- the LOC111197991 gene encoding CRAL-TRIO domain-containing protein YKL091C-like, producing MEESQELALTQLRKSVEKLSSSTEGYEKPTLMRFLIARSMNPNKAAKMFVDWQKWRASMIPPSGFIPDSEVKDELETRKMYLQGPTKSGQPLVVCKVSKHFPAKDQLHFKKFLVHVLDKSIASAIQGKEVGDEKVACLIDLQNITYKNLDARGTITGFQILQAYYPERLSKCYILHMPGIFVTLWRFVCRFLDKATKEKIVIVTDGEEQRKLEEEVGLDALPEEYGGRAKLTAFQDVLLPLTTP from the exons ATGGAGGAAAGCCAAGAACTTGCCTTGACTCAGTTAAGAAAATCAGTCGAGAAACTCTCTTCTTCCACAGAG GGATATGAGAAACCGACATTGATGAGGTTCCTGATTGCAAGATCAATGAACCCAAACAAGGCAGCAAAGATGTTTGTAGACTGGCAAAAGTGGAGAGCCTCCATGATACCTCCCTCCGGATTCATCCCAGATTCAGAAGTGAAGGATGAATTGGAAACAAGAAAGATGTATCTTCAGGGTCCAACCAAATCAGGACAACCTCTGGTAGTTTGCAAAGTCTCCAAGCATTTTCCCGCCAAGGATCAACTTCATTTCAAAA agttcCTTGTTCATGTGCTAGACAAATCTATTGCAAG TGCCATCCAAGGAAAAGAAGTAGGAGATGAGAAGGTGGCATGCCTTATTGATCTACAAAACATTACATACAAGAACCTTGACGCTCGTGGAACTATCACCGGCTTTCAAATCTTACAA GCTTACTACCCTGAACGCCTCTCAAAATGCTACATCTTGCATATGCCTGGAATTTTCGTGACACTTTGGAGATTTGTCTGCCGTTTTCTAGACAAAGCAACTAAAGAAAAG ATTGTAATAGTAACGGACGGTGAAGAACAGCGAAAACTAGAAGAGGAAGTAGGACTAGATGCATTGCCTGAAGAATACGGTGGACGAGCTAAGCTAACAGCATTCCAAGATGTTCTTCTTCCTCTGACTACTCCATGA